In the Xanthobacteraceae bacterium genome, GTTGCGCGATGAAGCTGATCTTCGCCGTGACCTCGGCGCAACCGTCGCAAACCATGTTCACCGTATCGCCGATGGCAATGCGCGGCAGCAACGCCTGCGGCACATAGAAACGAACCTTGACGTTCCCCGGCGGCAGCAGCGCAACGATGGGCCTGCCTGCGACGACGAGTTCGCCCGCGCGGAAATAGACCTGCTGCACCGTGCCCCCGACCGGACTGAGGATCGTGCGCCTCGTCAGCCGGGTCACCGCGGAATTGAGCTTCGCTTCCGCCTCGCGCAGCGTGGCCTGCGTATCGTCGAAGGCTTTTTGCGTGCCGCTGTTATTCTTGAGCAGTTGTTCCGCGCGCGCATGGGCCAGCCGCGCATTCTCCAGCGCGGCGCGGGCCGCAAGCTCGTCGGCCTTTTGCAAATCCGCTTCCAGCGAGAACAGCGGCGAGCCTTTCGTGACAATATCGCCTTCGCGCACGTTCAGCACTTCGATGCGGCCGATTTCTTCAGGCCCGACG is a window encoding:
- a CDS encoding efflux RND transporter periplasmic adaptor subunit, yielding MSRVRLLAAAAAVLVIIAVSVVSCGRNGNGSYQGWIEANLIFVGPEEIGRIEVLNVREGDIVTKGSPLFSLEADLQKADELAARAALENARLAHARAEQLLKNNSGTQKAFDDTQATLREAEAKLNSAVTRLTRRTILSPVGGTVQQVYFRAGELVVAGRPIVALLPPGNVKVRFYVPQALLPRIAIGDTVNMVCDGCAEVTAKISFIAQQAEYTPPVIYSDQERNKLVFLVEALPENPGALRVGQPVSVKVTPHEQK